In Brevibacillus brevis NBRC 100599, a single genomic region encodes these proteins:
- a CDS encoding alpha/beta fold hydrolase has product MDLYYEVSGEGKPVVLLHSGGADLRDWAFVAPILAKHYQVIAFDGRGCGKSPSPTETANYVEDLLSVMDHFQLDEATLVGHSIGGRIATDFALTYPQRVSKLVLIAPSLTGYTPSQPFTEWMQKIQEAPDVDRMVELSLSACPYRVVMASPQKDFLVEMAKHNLAKMLEWATWESVWPQPPAIERLKELANQTYLIIGMEDALDAKRMAEYFKEVLPERRFIEITGADHKPTLTHPEEIARAITEFLED; this is encoded by the coding sequence ATGGATTTGTACTATGAGGTTTCAGGGGAAGGAAAACCAGTCGTTCTATTGCACAGTGGCGGTGCTGATTTACGAGATTGGGCATTTGTCGCGCCGATTCTGGCGAAGCATTATCAGGTCATCGCTTTCGACGGACGCGGATGTGGGAAATCTCCGTCTCCAACAGAGACAGCGAACTACGTCGAAGATTTACTTTCCGTCATGGACCACTTCCAGCTGGATGAAGCCACGCTCGTAGGACATTCGATAGGCGGACGAATTGCAACAGATTTTGCGCTGACTTATCCGCAAAGAGTGAGCAAGCTCGTGCTGATTGCTCCAAGTTTGACAGGGTATACACCGAGTCAGCCGTTCACGGAATGGATGCAGAAAATCCAAGAAGCACCGGATGTTGACCGTATGGTAGAGCTTTCCTTATCGGCCTGCCCGTATCGCGTCGTAATGGCAAGTCCACAGAAGGACTTCTTAGTTGAGATGGCGAAGCATAATCTAGCAAAAATGTTAGAGTGGGCGACGTGGGAGTCCGTATGGCCGCAGCCGCCTGCGATAGAGCGGCTCAAAGAATTAGCGAATCAAACATACTTGATAATCGGTATGGAAGATGCCCTGGATGCGAAACGGATGGCTGAATATTTTAAAGAAGTTTTACCAGAGAGAAGGTTTATCGAGATTACGGGTGCCGATCATAAGCCAACGCTGACGCATCCAGAAGAAATCGCTCGCGCTATCACTGAATTTTTGGAGGACTGA
- a CDS encoding response regulator — MLFYLVDDDDAVRLMLTEIIEDENLGEVVGEASDGSMVDGHTLTARNVDILLIDLFMPNRDGIETIRQVKPTFTGKIVMISQAETKDLIAQAYALGSEYYIIKPVNKIEVVTILQKVIEKIRLERSIRDIHKSLNAVMQVDQPPSGQTRPSQAKPLREAGQFLLTELGIAGDNGSNDLLDILDFLHGYEQTHTFKNGFPALKEIFVAVAQDRLGVAVDDQQVAKVVKASEQRVRRAIYQSLNHLASLGLADLSNWKFENYASQFFDFTYVWKKMAELKSNAASPSSDIRINMKKFIQVLYAEAKRIQSEA, encoded by the coding sequence ATGCTGTTTTATTTAGTAGATGACGACGATGCCGTTCGCCTCATGCTGACGGAAATTATAGAAGACGAGAATCTGGGCGAAGTCGTAGGGGAAGCATCTGACGGCTCGATGGTAGATGGTCATACGTTAACCGCTCGCAATGTAGATATTTTGCTGATTGACTTGTTCATGCCCAACCGGGATGGAATTGAGACGATTCGCCAAGTGAAGCCGACATTCACAGGAAAGATCGTCATGATCTCTCAGGCAGAAACGAAAGATTTGATTGCCCAAGCTTACGCCCTGGGAAGTGAATACTACATTATCAAACCTGTAAACAAAATCGAAGTGGTAACGATCCTCCAAAAAGTGATCGAGAAAATTCGCCTCGAGCGTTCGATACGGGACATTCACAAATCGCTGAATGCCGTCATGCAAGTGGACCAGCCGCCTTCCGGACAAACTCGTCCGTCTCAGGCCAAACCACTTCGCGAGGCGGGTCAATTTCTCTTAACTGAGTTGGGCATCGCGGGAGACAATGGTAGCAATGATTTGTTAGATATTTTGGACTTCTTGCATGGATACGAACAGACGCATACGTTTAAAAATGGTTTTCCTGCCCTAAAAGAAATCTTTGTGGCGGTAGCACAGGACAGGCTCGGAGTCGCTGTAGACGATCAACAAGTCGCTAAGGTTGTCAAAGCTTCTGAGCAGAGAGTCCGCCGAGCGATTTATCAGTCACTGAATCATTTGGCGTCTCTTGGGCTTGCGGACCTCTCGAATTGGAAGTTCGAGAATTACGCTTCGCAGTTTTTTGATTTTACGTATGTGTGGAAGAAGATGGCGGAGTTAAAGAGCAATGCTGCATCGCCTAGTTCAGATATTCGGATCAATATGAAAAAGTTTATTCAAGTGCTGTATGCAGAGGCGAAGCGCATTCAGTCGGAGGCGTAG
- the glyA gene encoding serine hydroxymethyltransferase, whose translation MSTVEMKGEVHDSRVLQWARSIIEESPSHRLIQQEIVNAVNRNAIWRGEECLNLLAPEAPTTPIVRQLLASEVGTRAAEGHIGSTQRWFAGTKYIDEIEALCVELLKKVFHANFADHRLVASMIGNMTVYAALTQPGDTIMTIAQPFGGHSSNRVDGPAGIRGLQIVDVPMDPVELTVDLDGFAKVARQVRPKLVTLGASMTLFPFPLKEMAEIVKEWGGRIYFDGAHQLGLIGGGQFQDPLREGACVMTGSAGKTFSGPQSGIIVWNDPEFSVPITNAIFPALAATHQVNRVAALAAAAAEFLAFGKEYMAQIVTNAQALGKAFDERGIRVLCTHKGYTRTHQVILDVKEFGGGYEVGKRLAEANIITNKNLIPGDGPEDWDFPSGLRIGTTEVTRFGMKEKEMDTIADLIASVLSGNEKPEVVQSKVIELRRSFSKMQYCFPE comes from the coding sequence ATGAGTACGGTTGAAATGAAGGGGGAAGTACATGATTCGCGTGTTCTGCAATGGGCACGATCCATTATCGAAGAGAGTCCGTCCCACCGTCTGATTCAGCAAGAGATCGTGAATGCTGTCAACCGCAATGCGATATGGCGAGGCGAGGAATGTTTGAATTTGCTCGCACCAGAAGCACCTACCACGCCTATCGTACGTCAATTACTCGCTTCTGAGGTTGGGACTCGCGCTGCGGAAGGACATATCGGGAGCACGCAGAGATGGTTCGCTGGCACGAAATATATCGATGAGATCGAAGCGCTATGTGTGGAGCTGTTGAAAAAAGTATTCCACGCCAATTTTGCTGACCATCGATTGGTAGCGAGCATGATCGGAAACATGACGGTCTACGCGGCGTTAACGCAACCGGGCGATACGATTATGACGATCGCGCAACCGTTTGGAGGGCATTCCAGCAATCGGGTGGACGGGCCTGCTGGCATTCGTGGTTTGCAAATTGTCGATGTGCCAATGGACCCAGTTGAGCTTACCGTTGATCTGGATGGATTCGCTAAGGTAGCACGACAAGTTAGACCAAAGCTCGTTACCCTAGGCGCGTCCATGACTTTATTTCCATTCCCGCTGAAGGAAATGGCAGAGATCGTGAAAGAATGGGGCGGTCGCATTTATTTTGATGGCGCACATCAACTGGGTTTGATCGGTGGCGGTCAATTTCAGGACCCGTTGCGAGAAGGGGCATGTGTGATGACTGGCTCTGCTGGGAAAACGTTTAGCGGCCCACAAAGCGGTATCATCGTCTGGAATGACCCGGAATTTTCGGTACCGATAACAAATGCCATCTTCCCGGCACTTGCCGCGACACATCAAGTCAACCGGGTAGCGGCATTGGCAGCGGCGGCGGCAGAGTTTTTGGCGTTTGGGAAGGAATACATGGCCCAAATTGTGACAAATGCACAAGCGCTGGGGAAAGCATTCGATGAACGGGGAATTCGGGTGCTTTGCACGCACAAAGGCTATACACGTACACATCAAGTGATTTTGGACGTAAAAGAGTTTGGCGGTGGCTACGAGGTAGGGAAGCGTTTGGCGGAAGCGAATATCATCACGAACAAAAATTTGATTCCTGGCGACGGACCAGAGGATTGGGACTTTCCAAGCGGTCTGCGTATCGGGACGACAGAAGTCACTCGGTTTGGCATGAAGGAAAAAGAGATGGATACGATTGCAGACCTGATTGCCAGCGTGTTATCAGGCAATGAAAAGCCCGAGGTTGTCCAGTCGAAGGTGATCGAATTGCGCAGATCGTTTAGCAAGATGCAGTACTGCTTCCCAGAATAG
- a CDS encoding sugar phosphate isomerase/epimerase family protein: MKLGVFTVLFSEKSFEEMLDHVQAAGLEAVEIGTGCYPGNAHCNLDELLESPEKRRAYKKAVEDRGLIISALSCHGNPLTPEKSFAQQSHDTFVKTVQLAELLEVPVVNCFSGTAGDHEGAKYPSWPVAPWPNEYRDVLHWQWNEKLIPYWREWTAYATEHHVKVALELHGGFLVHTPGTLLKLREQVGEGIGANFDPSHMWWQGIDPVAAIKILGKEKAIYHFHAKDTFIDQEKVNMYGLTDMNSYANLHERAWYFRTVGYGHSQQTWADMMSALRMNGYDYVVSIEHEDAIMSIEEGFQRAVQNLQQVILREPVQNLWWV, from the coding sequence ATGAAGCTTGGCGTATTTACCGTTCTTTTTAGCGAGAAGTCGTTCGAAGAAATGCTAGATCATGTGCAGGCAGCAGGTTTAGAGGCGGTGGAAATCGGCACAGGCTGCTATCCGGGTAATGCGCACTGCAATCTGGATGAGCTGTTGGAAAGTCCGGAAAAAAGACGAGCGTACAAAAAGGCAGTAGAGGATCGGGGCTTGATAATCAGCGCGCTGAGTTGTCACGGCAACCCGTTGACACCAGAGAAAAGCTTCGCGCAGCAATCCCACGATACGTTTGTGAAAACGGTACAGCTAGCCGAGCTGCTGGAGGTGCCAGTGGTCAATTGCTTTTCTGGCACGGCAGGCGACCACGAAGGAGCGAAGTACCCGAGCTGGCCTGTTGCTCCTTGGCCTAATGAGTATCGCGACGTGCTCCATTGGCAATGGAACGAGAAGCTCATCCCGTACTGGCGCGAATGGACCGCTTATGCGACTGAGCATCATGTCAAGGTTGCGCTGGAACTGCATGGCGGCTTTCTCGTCCACACACCAGGGACATTGCTAAAGCTACGGGAACAGGTAGGGGAAGGGATTGGGGCAAACTTCGATCCAAGTCACATGTGGTGGCAAGGGATTGATCCGGTAGCTGCGATCAAAATCTTGGGCAAAGAAAAAGCCATCTATCATTTCCATGCCAAAGACACGTTTATTGACCAGGAAAAAGTGAACATGTACGGGCTGACGGATATGAATTCCTACGCCAATCTACATGAACGTGCGTGGTATTTCCGAACCGTAGGCTATGGGCATTCGCAGCAGACGTGGGCGGATATGATGAGTGCACTGCGCATGAATGGATACGATTACGTGGTGAGCATCGAGCACGAAGACGCCATCATGTCGATTGAGGAAGGATTCCAGCGCGCTGTTCAAAATCTGCAGCAAGTCATTTTGCGAGAACCAGTCCAAAATTTATGGTGGGTGTAG
- a CDS encoding GntR family transcriptional regulator: MDTNLIKQIERPTLREQVYQGLKKAIIMLELKPGQRVNDNELAALFGVSRTPVREALKRLEDEGLIESVPGSHTRVTPLLEKEAKHAFPVVAALHGLAARLAMPFESEVIRSLEQWNEKLQVALEQQDVIKAIEADDGFHDVILEAAGNREIYLALERVVPKIRRLEFARFGSLEGVESVEQHRRIIEAIRDNNSQLASSLMEENWINLGKLLTDHSKDD; encoded by the coding sequence ATGGACACGAACCTAATCAAACAAATCGAACGCCCCACATTACGCGAACAAGTATACCAAGGCTTGAAGAAAGCGATCATCATGCTGGAGCTAAAGCCAGGACAACGAGTCAACGACAACGAACTGGCGGCTTTATTTGGCGTGAGTCGAACACCTGTGAGAGAAGCGCTCAAACGGTTGGAGGACGAAGGTCTTATTGAATCCGTCCCTGGCTCTCACACACGGGTAACACCCTTACTGGAAAAGGAGGCGAAGCACGCTTTTCCTGTTGTTGCGGCCTTGCACGGGTTGGCAGCACGACTGGCGATGCCATTTGAATCAGAGGTCATCCGTAGTCTGGAGCAATGGAATGAAAAGCTACAGGTTGCGCTCGAACAGCAAGATGTGATCAAAGCGATTGAAGCAGATGACGGCTTTCACGACGTGATCCTCGAGGCTGCGGGGAATCGTGAAATCTACCTGGCACTTGAGCGAGTTGTACCGAAAATTCGGCGTTTGGAATTTGCTCGGTTCGGTTCCTTGGAAGGGGTGGAATCAGTAGAACAGCACCGCAGAATCATCGAAGCGATTCGGGACAACAACAGTCAGCTTGCCTCTTCTTTGATGGAAGAAAACTGGATCAACCTCGGCAAATTGCTTACGGACCATTCCAAAGATGATTAG
- a CDS encoding NAD-dependent epimerase/dehydratase family protein: MNVFLTGITGYVGSVVAEHFQSQGYQVAGLVRSEEKAELLLSQGFTPIVGDLADTTLLTESVKKFDGVIHTAISHTPDMEKLDVAAVRAMLEGLEGTGKPFIYTSGTLIYNDTYDNVVDENSPLNPLPFLQWKANQEQEVLGAAKRNIRTIVIRPTLVYGRGGGLVQATLQRTKLSQSANYIDDGQAAWSTIDVDDLARLYECAFLRAQPGSLFNATSKEMITTKELMTSIAKIAEIEKVGSWSYEDAAKALGPAAWGASINQRISGLRAEQQLQWSPSANSLRKELEQGSYQNNKKP; encoded by the coding sequence ATGAATGTTTTCCTTACAGGAATAACAGGTTATGTCGGATCCGTAGTCGCCGAGCATTTTCAGTCCCAAGGGTATCAGGTTGCTGGACTTGTGCGATCGGAAGAAAAAGCGGAGCTGTTGCTCTCACAAGGGTTCACCCCTATTGTTGGCGATCTTGCGGATACCACCCTGTTAACAGAAAGTGTTAAAAAATTCGATGGGGTCATCCATACGGCGATCTCGCACACACCTGATATGGAAAAACTCGATGTAGCGGCGGTTAGGGCAATGCTCGAAGGTTTGGAAGGCACAGGGAAGCCATTTATTTATACGAGCGGAACGCTGATCTATAACGATACGTACGACAATGTCGTGGATGAGAACTCCCCTCTCAACCCCTTGCCATTTCTGCAATGGAAAGCGAATCAGGAGCAGGAAGTGTTAGGAGCTGCCAAGCGCAATATTCGAACGATCGTCATACGTCCTACACTTGTGTACGGTCGTGGCGGTGGACTCGTCCAAGCAACGCTTCAAAGAACGAAGCTCTCTCAATCAGCCAACTACATCGATGATGGTCAAGCGGCATGGTCTACTATCGATGTTGATGATTTGGCAAGGCTTTACGAATGCGCTTTTTTACGAGCACAGCCAGGCTCATTATTCAATGCAACTTCCAAGGAAATGATCACGACAAAAGAGCTCATGACTTCGATTGCCAAAATAGCAGAGATAGAAAAAGTCGGATCCTGGAGCTATGAGGACGCGGCCAAAGCATTAGGACCAGCCGCTTGGGGGGCGAGCATCAATCAGAGGATATCTGGATTACGCGCGGAGCAACAGCTGCAATGGAGTCCCTCTGCGAATTCACTCCGCAAAGAGCTGGAGCAAGGTTCTTATCAAAACAATAAAAAACCATAG
- a CDS encoding ABC transporter substrate-binding protein gives MKVAKRLTSVGLTLLMTFALAACSSTSQQASTDTTPSQPSTPSAPKTEPSQPTAEKIKLVYARGKDATDSTKKLVEAFQKAHQNIEVEIREMPADSGQSHDQYVTMFSAQSSEIDVFDLDVIWPAEFAQAGYLLPLDRLMEQDGIETGKYIKGAMDAGNFGGQQWTMPKFIDAGLLFYRKDLVSEAPKTWDDLIAQAKATKGKGGTKFGYLMQAKQYEGLVCNFVEFSASYGGKILDEQGKVAVNNPATIKGLKKMIEVVKSDFVPTNITTFMEPESHTAFLEGQAAFIRNWPYQFALAQDQAQSKIVDQVAIAPLPAGDAGSAAALGGWMGGINKFSKHPKEAWEFLKFMTGPEGQKISAIEGGLAPTYLPAYEEADVQKASPLFANKDFVDGVSAAVSRPTTPIYPKISEVIQIEVSKALAGQQTAEQAVQNMETQMNDLMKK, from the coding sequence ATGAAAGTTGCAAAAAGACTTACATCCGTTGGACTTACCTTATTAATGACCTTCGCATTGGCAGCATGTTCTTCCACATCTCAGCAAGCTTCTACAGATACAACCCCATCACAGCCTTCAACACCATCCGCACCCAAAACAGAGCCATCACAGCCCACAGCCGAAAAAATCAAGCTTGTCTACGCACGCGGAAAAGACGCGACGGATTCCACCAAAAAGCTCGTAGAAGCTTTCCAAAAAGCCCATCAAAATATCGAAGTAGAAATCCGTGAGATGCCCGCCGATTCCGGGCAGAGTCATGATCAATACGTCACCATGTTCAGTGCGCAATCGTCTGAAATCGACGTGTTTGACCTAGACGTCATCTGGCCGGCTGAATTTGCCCAAGCGGGTTATCTTCTGCCGCTCGACCGCCTAATGGAGCAAGATGGAATCGAGACCGGAAAATACATCAAAGGGGCCATGGATGCCGGGAACTTTGGCGGACAGCAATGGACCATGCCCAAGTTTATCGACGCGGGACTCTTGTTCTACCGCAAAGATCTCGTATCCGAAGCACCGAAGACGTGGGATGACCTGATTGCCCAAGCAAAAGCAACGAAGGGTAAGGGCGGTACGAAGTTCGGCTATTTGATGCAAGCCAAGCAATATGAAGGATTGGTTTGCAACTTTGTCGAGTTCAGTGCATCGTACGGTGGAAAAATTTTGGATGAACAAGGAAAAGTGGCAGTCAACAATCCGGCTACGATCAAAGGATTGAAAAAAATGATCGAAGTCGTCAAATCCGATTTCGTCCCAACCAATATCACCACATTCATGGAGCCGGAATCCCATACGGCCTTCCTTGAGGGACAGGCAGCGTTTATCCGTAACTGGCCGTATCAGTTCGCGTTGGCGCAAGATCAGGCCCAGTCCAAAATCGTCGATCAAGTCGCGATCGCTCCACTGCCAGCAGGCGATGCAGGCTCCGCAGCAGCACTCGGCGGTTGGATGGGAGGAATCAACAAGTTCTCGAAGCACCCGAAAGAAGCATGGGAATTCCTCAAATTCATGACAGGTCCAGAGGGTCAGAAAATATCCGCGATAGAGGGTGGGCTCGCACCAACCTACCTGCCAGCCTACGAGGAAGCCGATGTTCAAAAAGCCAGTCCGTTGTTCGCCAACAAAGATTTCGTCGATGGCGTAAGCGCTGCTGTATCTCGTCCAACGACTCCGATTTATCCGAAAATTTCGGAAGTGATCCAGATCGAGGTGTCCAAAGCGCTCGCAGGGCAGCAAACAGCCGAGCAGGCGGTGCAAAACATGGAAACACAGATGAACGACCTTATGAAAAAATAA
- a CDS encoding substrate-binding domain-containing protein, producing the protein MAQLANVSIATVSRVLNNSKPVRPELRERVLKIVQETGFQPNAIARSLVSKETRIIGVMIPDISNNFYSNLIYGIDSVISEYDYSMFLAISDEVVDKELKYLRLFKEKQIDGVIIASIHFLEGNIQTLQEIQVPLVVTGHDLPGYQIPTVNVNNVQASYDATAYLISQGHTKIACISGPLWDPPCGLDRMGGYRKAMRAHDLPIHEGFVVEGEFTAKSGYEAMRRICEEKIRPTAVFVATDLMAVGVLNYLYDHGIRVPEDISVMGFDNLELASLSRPMLTTVHNDPFMYGKAAAEQLLRQIRNEPVERMSTVPHHLVVRQTVSALLK; encoded by the coding sequence ATCGCACAACTCGCCAACGTTTCCATCGCGACTGTTTCGCGCGTGCTAAACAATTCCAAGCCAGTCCGTCCAGAGCTGCGGGAAAGAGTTTTGAAAATCGTGCAAGAGACGGGGTTTCAGCCGAATGCGATTGCCAGGAGCTTGGTCAGCAAGGAAACCCGCATCATCGGGGTAATGATTCCCGATATCTCCAATAATTTTTACTCCAATCTCATTTACGGAATTGATAGCGTCATTAGCGAGTACGACTACAGCATGTTTTTGGCGATATCCGATGAAGTGGTGGACAAAGAGCTGAAGTACTTGCGCCTTTTCAAAGAAAAACAAATCGATGGTGTCATTATCGCGAGTATTCATTTCCTAGAGGGCAATATCCAGACGTTGCAAGAGATTCAGGTTCCTCTTGTTGTTACCGGACACGATTTGCCCGGCTATCAGATTCCGACTGTCAACGTCAACAATGTGCAAGCCTCCTATGATGCTACTGCCTATCTTATCTCACAAGGTCATACAAAAATCGCGTGTATATCTGGCCCATTGTGGGACCCGCCGTGCGGTCTGGATCGCATGGGCGGTTACCGAAAAGCCATGCGGGCACATGACTTGCCCATCCATGAAGGATTCGTTGTGGAAGGGGAATTCACAGCCAAGAGCGGTTACGAAGCCATGCGCCGTATTTGTGAGGAGAAAATCCGTCCGACAGCTGTTTTTGTCGCAACAGACCTGATGGCGGTTGGCGTCCTCAATTACTTGTACGACCATGGCATTCGTGTACCAGAAGACATCTCCGTCATGGGCTTCGACAATTTGGAGCTCGCCTCCCTTTCCCGCCCCATGCTCACAACCGTGCACAATGACCCGTTCATGTACGGAAAAGCCGCAGCAGAGCAGCTACTCAGACAAATCCGCAATGAACCAGTAGAGAGAATGAGCACCGTGCCACACCATCTCGTGGTTCGCCAAACTGTAAGCGCTCTACTTAAGTGA
- a CDS encoding MarR family winged helix-turn-helix transcriptional regulator has translation MSTDHTNSDVTIDQTTKELALVFGQLKRIGHVFSPSKDLRQSELNLLVHLTYVSPPGTNGIRVSELGKQLKITSAAVTHVIQSLEQLGLITRTVGPKDRRSILVAPTKEGFDFVAAREQELFTRFQQLHEHLGTDDAQALIRILTKSIRFLHTYQHSDELQP, from the coding sequence ATGAGTACAGACCATACAAACTCGGATGTTACCATTGATCAGACAACGAAAGAGCTGGCTCTCGTATTTGGTCAGTTAAAGCGGATCGGACATGTTTTCAGTCCTTCGAAAGACCTCCGTCAGAGCGAACTGAATTTGCTTGTTCACTTGACCTACGTAAGTCCACCAGGAACGAATGGCATCAGAGTTTCCGAGCTAGGCAAGCAGTTGAAAATAACGTCAGCAGCCGTGACGCATGTCATTCAATCACTCGAACAGCTTGGGCTTATTACCCGCACCGTGGGACCTAAGGATCGACGCTCCATTCTCGTAGCCCCAACGAAAGAGGGCTTTGATTTTGTGGCAGCGAGAGAGCAAGAGCTGTTTACTCGTTTTCAGCAGCTGCATGAGCATCTTGGTACGGATGATGCACAGGCACTCATACGGATTTTAACGAAATCAATCAGATTCCTGCATACCTATCAGCATAGCGATGAATTACAACCATAG
- a CDS encoding TetR/AcrR family transcriptional regulator, which translates to MPRTPAENERIRQAAKDKIHAAAMTLFIKKGYHATSIDDVAKQAQISKGLLYNYYKGKEELLAAMVQVRIEEVKEVMEAATQLATPHKQLCHIIDGALDNVYQRPDVYRFYLNLQTQPEDDRVLASYREQLNEESLRQFEVQCQIFKQLGVKQPRLRSLYFSSALQGAMLMMTTYSEGFPVEEMKEQLIREYCSPPAE; encoded by the coding sequence GTGCCCCGTACCCCAGCTGAAAATGAGCGCATTCGCCAAGCTGCAAAAGACAAAATCCATGCAGCCGCGATGACGCTCTTCATAAAAAAAGGCTACCACGCGACCTCAATCGACGATGTAGCCAAACAGGCCCAGATATCGAAGGGATTGCTTTACAACTATTACAAAGGAAAAGAAGAGCTCCTCGCCGCGATGGTCCAAGTACGGATCGAGGAAGTAAAAGAAGTGATGGAGGCTGCGACTCAGCTTGCAACGCCGCACAAACAGCTGTGCCATATTATCGACGGTGCGCTTGATAACGTCTACCAGCGACCGGATGTCTATCGTTTTTACTTGAATTTGCAGACGCAGCCCGAAGATGATCGCGTACTTGCTTCTTACAGAGAGCAATTAAATGAGGAGTCACTCAGGCAGTTTGAAGTCCAGTGCCAGATTTTCAAACAGTTAGGCGTAAAGCAGCCCAGATTGAGATCGCTCTATTTTTCATCGGCGCTCCAAGGCGCAATGTTGATGATGACGACTTATTCGGAAGGGTTTCCGGTTGAAGAGATGAAGGAGCAGCTGATACGGGAGTATTGTAGCCCTCCGGCAGAATGA
- a CDS encoding Gfo/Idh/MocA family protein — protein MTNRRKWKIGIIGAGGITEAHLEAIKEESRAEVVAIADISAEMASYRAKRHDIPQVFTDYETMLQESDVDAIIVCVPNYLHAEATKHALAAGKHLLCEKPMAMNAQEAEEMIEAAKKADKILMVAQNNRFRSDSLQVKTWLKEGKLGNIYHAKTGWVRRNGIPGWGSWFTQKESAGGGPLIDIGVHMLDLTLWLLDHPKPVSVLGQTYAQFGPHKRGLSEWGRIDDNGKFDVEDMAVAMITFENGLSLTLDASWASHIEEENVFLQLYGQEGGASLRLLENQFTLYHEWNGVTASTELTPKPQKERVLLFRNFIDAIEGKAEVLCTPEQALYINRLIEAIYTSAQKGEAVRF, from the coding sequence ATGACGAATCGACGTAAATGGAAAATCGGAATCATCGGTGCAGGGGGAATTACAGAAGCACACTTGGAGGCGATCAAGGAAGAATCGCGAGCAGAGGTAGTTGCCATTGCCGATATTTCCGCAGAAATGGCTTCCTATCGTGCGAAACGGCATGACATTCCGCAAGTTTTCACGGACTACGAGACGATGCTACAAGAGTCTGATGTAGACGCGATCATTGTTTGTGTCCCAAACTATTTGCATGCAGAAGCAACCAAACATGCGCTTGCAGCAGGCAAACACTTGCTGTGCGAAAAGCCGATGGCGATGAATGCCCAGGAAGCAGAAGAAATGATCGAAGCCGCGAAAAAAGCAGACAAGATCCTCATGGTCGCACAAAATAACCGATTCCGAAGCGATTCCCTGCAAGTCAAAACATGGCTGAAGGAAGGAAAGCTGGGAAATATTTATCACGCCAAAACTGGTTGGGTCAGACGAAATGGGATTCCAGGATGGGGAAGCTGGTTTACGCAAAAAGAATCGGCAGGCGGCGGTCCGTTGATTGATATCGGCGTGCATATGCTCGATTTGACCCTATGGCTCCTGGATCATCCAAAGCCTGTATCCGTCCTCGGGCAAACGTACGCGCAATTCGGGCCTCACAAACGCGGCTTGTCAGAGTGGGGAAGAATCGATGATAACGGGAAGTTTGACGTGGAAGATATGGCAGTGGCGATGATTACCTTTGAGAACGGATTGTCGCTTACGCTCGATGCAAGCTGGGCTTCTCACATCGAAGAGGAAAACGTTTTCCTTCAACTATATGGACAAGAGGGCGGGGCATCCCTTCGTTTATTGGAGAACCAGTTCACACTTTACCATGAGTGGAACGGCGTAACTGCCTCGACAGAATTAACACCAAAGCCCCAAAAAGAACGCGTACTCTTATTCCGTAATTTCATCGACGCCATCGAAGGGAAGGCAGAGGTTCTCTGCACACCGGAACAGGCCTTGTACATCAACAGATTGATCGAAGCCATCTACACATCCGCACAAAAAGGGGAAGCAGTCCGCTTCTAA